One region of Oryza sativa Japonica Group chromosome 5, ASM3414082v1 genomic DNA includes:
- the LOC4338101 gene encoding uncharacterized protein isoform X1 has translation MKEGSQDVESKAKVHPLVQGDDEIKGEQPNTDAPLGDSDSLSAASNDNKRVSREDIELVQNLIERCLQLYMNRGEVVRTLSTRARIEPGFTTLVWQKLEEENSEFFRAYYIRLKLKKQINLFNHLLEHQYHLMKYPVPQQVPLTPTQNGIRPMPVNNLPMGYPVLQQPGIPAPVQPHVNSISCGPPGCHVVNGIPAPGGYNPIRMSSGNGMTENEVPGTAHAGAMSSEMAVSPSSAMSSNHVSFTPDISGMDVDASTVNATFGDDLGNGGPLQIGPNGGDSSSLGQQIWDFSLSDLSADLTNLGDLAALENYSGNPFLPSDSDIFESPDDDIVEYFADAINGPSQSDEEK, from the exons ATGAAGGAGGGTTCCCAG GATGTTGAGAGCAAGGCAAAGGTGCATCCATTGGTGCAAGGTGATGATGAAATCAAGGGTGAACAGCCAAATACTGATGCACCTTTAGGGGATTCTGATTCCTTATCCGCTGCAAGTAATGATAATAAAAGGGTTTCTCGTGAAGATATTGAACTT GTCCAGAATTTAATAGAACGCTGTCTACAGCTATATATGAATAGAGGAGAAGTTGTTAGGACTCTTTCTACTCGTGCAAGAATTGAACCTGGTTTCACTACTTTAG tatgGCAGAAACTCGAAGAAGAAAATTCTGAGTTCTTTCGGGCTTACTACATAAGGTTGAAATTGAAAAAACAGATTAACTTGTTTAACCACTTATTGGAGCACCAATACCATCTTATGAAGTACCCAGTACCACAGCAGGTTCCGTTGACCCCAACACAGAACGGTATTCGTCCTATGCCTG TTAACAATTTGCCTATGGGATATCCAGTACTCCAACAACCTGGAATACCTGCTCCTGTTCAGCCTCATGTTAATTCGATATCTTGTGGTCCACCTGGTTGCCATGTGGTAAATGGAATTCCTGCACCAGGTGGTTATAATCCGATTCGCATGAGCTCAGGAAATGG CATGACAGAGAATGAAGTTCCTGGAACTGCACATGCTGGAGCCATGTCATCAGAGATGGCTGTGAGTCCATCATCTGCAATGTCAAGCAATCATGTTTCTTTCACTCCTGATATATCAGGGATGGATGTGGATGCATCTACTGTAAATGCCACCTTTGGAGATGATTTAGGGAATGGAGGACCTCTGCAAATAGGACCAAATGGTGGTGATAGCTCTTCCTTGGGGCAGCAGATCTGGGATTTCAGTCTTTCTGATTTATCAGCAGATTTGACAAATCTGGGAG ACCTGGCAGCCCTTGAAAACTATTCAGGCAACCCATTCCTGCCTTCAGACTCTGATATTTTTGAATCCCCGGATGATGACATAG TTGAGTATTTTGCTGATGCCATCAATGGGCCTTCTCAGTCAGACGAAGAGAAATAG
- the LOC4338101 gene encoding uncharacterized protein isoform X2 translates to MKEGSQDVESKAKVHPLVQGDDEIKGEQPNTDAPLGDSDSLSAASNDNKRVSREDIELVQNLIERCLQLYMNRGEVVRTLSTRARIEPGFTTLVWQKLEEENSEFFRAYYIRLKLKKQINLFNHLLEHQYHLMKYPVPQQVPLTPTQNVNNLPMGYPVLQQPGIPAPVQPHVNSISCGPPGCHVVNGIPAPGGYNPIRMSSGNGMTENEVPGTAHAGAMSSEMAVSPSSAMSSNHVSFTPDISGMDVDASTVNATFGDDLGNGGPLQIGPNGGDSSSLGQQIWDFSLSDLSADLTNLGDLAALENYSGNPFLPSDSDIFESPDDDIVEYFADAINGPSQSDEEK, encoded by the exons ATGAAGGAGGGTTCCCAG GATGTTGAGAGCAAGGCAAAGGTGCATCCATTGGTGCAAGGTGATGATGAAATCAAGGGTGAACAGCCAAATACTGATGCACCTTTAGGGGATTCTGATTCCTTATCCGCTGCAAGTAATGATAATAAAAGGGTTTCTCGTGAAGATATTGAACTT GTCCAGAATTTAATAGAACGCTGTCTACAGCTATATATGAATAGAGGAGAAGTTGTTAGGACTCTTTCTACTCGTGCAAGAATTGAACCTGGTTTCACTACTTTAG tatgGCAGAAACTCGAAGAAGAAAATTCTGAGTTCTTTCGGGCTTACTACATAAGGTTGAAATTGAAAAAACAGATTAACTTGTTTAACCACTTATTGGAGCACCAATACCATCTTATGAAGTACCCAGTACCACAGCAGGTTCCGTTGACCCCAACACAGAACG TTAACAATTTGCCTATGGGATATCCAGTACTCCAACAACCTGGAATACCTGCTCCTGTTCAGCCTCATGTTAATTCGATATCTTGTGGTCCACCTGGTTGCCATGTGGTAAATGGAATTCCTGCACCAGGTGGTTATAATCCGATTCGCATGAGCTCAGGAAATGG CATGACAGAGAATGAAGTTCCTGGAACTGCACATGCTGGAGCCATGTCATCAGAGATGGCTGTGAGTCCATCATCTGCAATGTCAAGCAATCATGTTTCTTTCACTCCTGATATATCAGGGATGGATGTGGATGCATCTACTGTAAATGCCACCTTTGGAGATGATTTAGGGAATGGAGGACCTCTGCAAATAGGACCAAATGGTGGTGATAGCTCTTCCTTGGGGCAGCAGATCTGGGATTTCAGTCTTTCTGATTTATCAGCAGATTTGACAAATCTGGGAG ACCTGGCAGCCCTTGAAAACTATTCAGGCAACCCATTCCTGCCTTCAGACTCTGATATTTTTGAATCCCCGGATGATGACATAG TTGAGTATTTTGCTGATGCCATCAATGGGCCTTCTCAGTCAGACGAAGAGAAATAG
- the LOC4338101 gene encoding uncharacterized protein isoform X3, producing MNRGEVVRTLSTRARIEPGFTTLVWQKLEEENSEFFRAYYIRLKLKKQINLFNHLLEHQYHLMKYPVPQQVPLTPTQNGIRPMPVNNLPMGYPVLQQPGIPAPVQPHVNSISCGPPGCHVVNGIPAPGGYNPIRMSSGNGMTENEVPGTAHAGAMSSEMAVSPSSAMSSNHVSFTPDISGMDVDASTVNATFGDDLGNGGPLQIGPNGGDSSSLGQQIWDFSLSDLSADLTNLGDLAALENYSGNPFLPSDSDIFESPDDDIVEYFADAINGPSQSDEEK from the exons ATGAATAGAGGAGAAGTTGTTAGGACTCTTTCTACTCGTGCAAGAATTGAACCTGGTTTCACTACTTTAG tatgGCAGAAACTCGAAGAAGAAAATTCTGAGTTCTTTCGGGCTTACTACATAAGGTTGAAATTGAAAAAACAGATTAACTTGTTTAACCACTTATTGGAGCACCAATACCATCTTATGAAGTACCCAGTACCACAGCAGGTTCCGTTGACCCCAACACAGAACGGTATTCGTCCTATGCCTG TTAACAATTTGCCTATGGGATATCCAGTACTCCAACAACCTGGAATACCTGCTCCTGTTCAGCCTCATGTTAATTCGATATCTTGTGGTCCACCTGGTTGCCATGTGGTAAATGGAATTCCTGCACCAGGTGGTTATAATCCGATTCGCATGAGCTCAGGAAATGG CATGACAGAGAATGAAGTTCCTGGAACTGCACATGCTGGAGCCATGTCATCAGAGATGGCTGTGAGTCCATCATCTGCAATGTCAAGCAATCATGTTTCTTTCACTCCTGATATATCAGGGATGGATGTGGATGCATCTACTGTAAATGCCACCTTTGGAGATGATTTAGGGAATGGAGGACCTCTGCAAATAGGACCAAATGGTGGTGATAGCTCTTCCTTGGGGCAGCAGATCTGGGATTTCAGTCTTTCTGATTTATCAGCAGATTTGACAAATCTGGGAG ACCTGGCAGCCCTTGAAAACTATTCAGGCAACCCATTCCTGCCTTCAGACTCTGATATTTTTGAATCCCCGGATGATGACATAG TTGAGTATTTTGCTGATGCCATCAATGGGCCTTCTCAGTCAGACGAAGAGAAATAG